CCGTTAATATCTGTACCAAACCAATGTCTTAATTCGGGTGATGATAAAGATACATTCCCTTGAGAAACAGGCAATATAAATAAGTAATATATTGCGATAATTACAGCAAACAAAAATGCAAATAGTACTATGTGCCTTAATTTTCTCATATTACCCTTGTATCAATTCGTTGCTTAATAAAATCTACAATGATATTTATTAATGAAAATAATATTATACTCACTATACAGAATCCAATTATTAATGGATAATCAAATCTTTGAATACCAGTTACAAATTTATAACCTACTCCATGTATTGCAAATGGGGCTTCCACAAAATAAATGAAACTAAATAAATAAATAACTATATTCTCAAAAAATGCGAGATATTCAATTGCAAAATATTTAGTAGTGAATTTTTTTAAAATATTTTTTTTTGAAAAACCTGATGCAATATGAAAATTATAATAATCACTGGTAATTAGTGATTGATAATTAGTTGAAAATGATTTTGAGACAATAAAAGTCGGATAGATTGCCAGAATAATTATTGCAAAAACATATTTAACTCCGGAAGTAAAATCAATACCTAATTTATCTGCCATGAAAAGAAAAAGATAAGAAAACACTATCATCGGAACATAAAAAATAAAATCGTACTTATTGTTTTTGTTAATACTTC
This region of Bacteroidales bacterium genomic DNA includes:
- a CDS encoding ABC transporter permease subunit; this translates as MNRRSLIYRIVFLGLTILVIPIIPLLIIYLGVSSPEYVIHGTLNMDVSQKTSVLELYIQILQNLITLDLGNSISSGQPVISEIKNGFTESFKSAIPALIFSYIIGTLIGLKLRKGSINKNNKYDFIFYVPMIVFSYLFLFMADKLGIDFTSGVKYVFAIIILAIYPTFIVSKSFSTNYQSLITSDYYNFHIASGFSKKNILKKFTTKYFAIEYLAFFENIVIYLFSFIYFVEAPFAIHGVGYKFVTGIQRFDYPLIIGFCIVSIILFSLINIIVDFIKQRIDTRVI